A genomic region of Blattabacterium cuenoti contains the following coding sequences:
- a CDS encoding DNA translocase FtsK 4TM domain-containing protein, which produces MYKNPKNREKKNIIRTIFGFFLLGNSLFLFLSFFSFLFHWKNDQSQLYKLFDKEIRAENLLGKIGAILSHCFISCGIGISAFFFPLLLFLTGLIILFGGRILRNKYQSIIYHFLFFSIWLPITFYMIIPENGILSGVFGFEIGNFLISLFGKVGLVFLVITSIILYSIIIFRITTPKLKNGIKKKIQYLHEDIGWIIQLWESLKKKFFNDRKTDLSIDNPPFFDKKIKSSIINHPQTSILDSYKNEYVISSYMSKKDLENNKKKIIHILNYYKIGIEKIKATIGPTITLYEIFPQVGVRISKIKNLEKEIALNLSALSIRIIAPIPGKGSIGIEIPNNKRSTVYMKNILNSEESFKKSYKMELPISLGKTVFNEIFMIDLAKMPHLLIAGSTGQGKSVGLNTMIIFLLYKKKPENIKFILIDPKKVELSIYKKISKSYFAFLPNSINPIITNIHEVRDILNSLCKEMDNRYSLLERAMVRNIQEYNGQYEKKYHLPYIILIIDEFADLSLSFKKKQIEIYITRLAQLARAVGIHLIIATQRPSVDVITGLIKSNFTARIAFRVSSKIDSITILDRTGAEQLIGKGDLLFSNKNELIRLQCPFIDLSDIQKIVDFYGKNTFQKNGYFFLPEPDDR; this is translated from the coding sequence ATGTACAAAAATCCTAAAAACAGAGAGAAAAAAAATATCATTAGAACTATTTTTGGATTTTTTTTATTAGGAAATAGTCTTTTCTTATTTTTAAGTTTTTTCTCTTTTCTTTTTCATTGGAAAAATGATCAAAGTCAACTATATAAACTTTTTGATAAAGAAATAAGAGCAGAAAATTTACTTGGAAAAATAGGAGCTATCCTATCTCACTGTTTTATATCCTGTGGAATAGGAATTAGTGCCTTTTTTTTCCCATTATTATTATTTCTCACAGGATTAATAATCCTTTTCGGAGGACGAATTCTACGGAATAAGTATCAATCCATAATATATCATTTTCTATTTTTCAGCATATGGCTCCCTATAACCTTTTATATGATTATTCCTGAAAATGGAATATTAAGTGGGGTTTTTGGTTTTGAAATAGGCAATTTTTTGATCAGTTTATTTGGAAAGGTCGGACTAGTATTTCTTGTCATTACAAGTATCATCCTTTATTCCATCATCATATTTCGGATTACTACTCCAAAGTTAAAAAATGGAATAAAAAAAAAAATACAATATCTCCATGAAGATATAGGGTGGATAATCCAATTATGGGAATCATTAAAAAAAAAATTTTTTAATGATAGAAAAACGGATTTATCTATTGATAATCCTCCATTTTTTGATAAAAAAATAAAAAGTTCTATCATAAATCATCCTCAGACTTCTATACTTGATTCTTATAAAAATGAATATGTGATATCATCATATATGTCTAAAAAAGATTTGGAAAATAATAAAAAAAAAATTATTCATATCCTCAACTATTATAAGATAGGAATAGAGAAAATTAAAGCAACTATAGGGCCGACTATCACATTATACGAAATATTTCCTCAAGTAGGCGTACGTATTTCCAAAATCAAAAACTTAGAAAAAGAGATAGCTTTAAATTTATCCGCTTTATCTATAAGAATCATAGCTCCCATACCTGGAAAAGGTTCTATAGGGATAGAAATCCCCAATAATAAACGTTCTACCGTATATATGAAAAATATCCTTAATTCTGAAGAAAGTTTCAAAAAGAGTTATAAAATGGAACTCCCTATTTCTTTAGGAAAAACCGTATTTAATGAAATTTTTATGATAGATTTAGCCAAGATGCCACATCTACTTATAGCAGGATCTACTGGACAAGGAAAGTCAGTTGGATTAAATACTATGATAATCTTTTTATTATATAAAAAAAAACCAGAAAATATCAAATTTATTTTGATCGATCCAAAAAAAGTAGAATTATCTATCTATAAGAAAATTTCTAAATCTTATTTTGCTTTTTTACCTAATTCTATAAATCCGATCATTACAAACATACATGAAGTAAGAGATATCTTAAATTCTTTATGCAAAGAAATGGACAATAGATATTCTCTTTTGGAAAGAGCTATGGTTAGAAATATTCAAGAATACAATGGACAATATGAAAAAAAATATCATTTACCTTATATTATCCTAATTATTGATGAATTTGCAGATTTAAGTCTTTCTTTTAAAAAGAAACAAATAGAAATATATATAACTCGTTTAGCACAATTAGCTCGTGCTGTGGGTATTCATTTGATTATAGCTACACAAAGACCCTCTGTTGATGTAATTACTGGATTAATTAAATCTAATTTTACCGCAAGAATTGCATTTAGAGTAAGTTCTAAAATAGACTCTATAACCATCCTAGATCGTACGGGAGCGGAACAATTAATTGGAAAAGGAGACCTTTTATTTTCTAATAAGAATGAACTAATTCGGTTACAATGTCCTTTTATAGACCTATCAGATATTCAAAAAATAGTTGATTTTTATGGAAAAAATACTTTTCAAAAAAACGGATATTTTTTCTTACCAGAACCGGATGATAGATGA
- a CDS encoding LptF/LptG family permease — protein sequence MSIRIQIKKLDLYMIRLFMAPFLIIFFSIFFVFIVQFFWSKVDELTGKNINILIILKFIYYFGISIIPLVIPISILLTSIMTYGYISENQEIIAITSSGISLFRVMKPLLCITLLLSVGLYFFSDFSIPEAKRKAQKLGYQISITHPSMRLKEGVFVNLFPDFFIKIGKIGKNSNLLEKIFIFFYGKNLAINTILAEKGVLIQNKKDGGFQIKLMKGFFYRDNSYDGKTYSYQMVHFDSFIQSFKRPLIEYKNLDDYYDDSYKTLDTKKLMEKIHFLKKENCQLDSYFHKYNYDYLFQKKKNFFKMSKNRSILLHRKMIDHLSLLINQLQYQKKFFQDRKKYLAKHQFELHKKFTFPVTCIIMFLIGAPLGAIIRKGGMGLPTIIAIIIFIIYYTLLTITQNQGEKAKIWPWMGAWIPNFVFFPLSIWIAYKTVMDDFYYS from the coding sequence ATGAGTATAAGGATTCAAATAAAAAAACTAGATCTATACATGATCCGTTTATTTATGGCTCCTTTTTTAATCATTTTTTTTTCTATTTTTTTTGTATTTATTGTTCAATTTTTTTGGAGTAAAGTGGATGAATTAACAGGAAAAAATATTAACATTTTAATTATCCTAAAGTTTATATATTATTTTGGCATTTCAATTATCCCGTTAGTCATCCCCATTTCTATATTGCTAACTTCTATCATGACTTACGGATATATATCTGAAAATCAAGAGATAATAGCTATTACATCTTCTGGAATATCCCTTTTTAGAGTCATGAAACCTCTTTTATGCATCACATTACTTCTATCCGTGGGACTATATTTTTTTTCTGATTTTTCCATTCCAGAGGCAAAAAGAAAAGCTCAAAAACTAGGATATCAAATTTCAATAACTCATCCATCTATGAGGTTAAAAGAAGGAGTTTTTGTTAATCTTTTTCCAGATTTTTTCATAAAAATAGGTAAAATAGGTAAAAATAGTAATTTACTAGAAAAAATATTCATTTTTTTTTACGGAAAAAATTTAGCTATCAATACGATCCTTGCCGAAAAGGGAGTTTTAATCCAAAATAAAAAGGATGGGGGCTTTCAAATTAAACTCATGAAGGGTTTTTTCTATAGGGATAATTCTTATGATGGAAAAACTTATTCGTATCAAATGGTCCATTTTGATTCTTTCATTCAATCTTTTAAAAGACCATTAATAGAATACAAAAACCTAGATGATTATTATGATGATTCCTATAAAACTCTTGATACAAAAAAACTGATGGAAAAAATACATTTTTTAAAAAAAGAAAATTGTCAATTGGATTCTTATTTTCATAAATATAATTATGACTACCTTTTTCAGAAAAAAAAAAATTTTTTCAAAATGTCCAAGAATAGATCTATTCTCCTACACAGGAAAATGATAGATCATTTATCCCTTTTAATAAATCAACTTCAATATCAAAAAAAATTTTTTCAGGATAGAAAAAAATACTTAGCCAAGCATCAGTTCGAATTACATAAAAAATTTACCTTTCCAGTAACATGCATTATAATGTTTCTTATTGGAGCTCCACTAGGAGCTATCATCAGGAAAGGAGGTATGGGACTTCCTACCATTATAGCCATAATTATATTCATTATTTATTATACTTTACTTACCATTACACAAAATCAAGGAGAAAAAGCGAAAATATGGCCATGGATGGGAGCATGGATTCCAAATTTTGTTTTTTTCCCACTGAGTATATGGATTGCTTATAAAACGGTCATGGATGATTTTTATTATAGCTAA
- the ribB gene encoding 3,4-dihydroxy-2-butanone-4-phosphate synthase — MVFYSSDKDIWNLNCIESALQDIQDGKLIIVVDDKNRENEGDFVVAAEKVTPKIVNFLVTHGRGLVCVSLTEEKCDQLELQMMVENNTDPRKTAFTVSVDLRGDGVSTGISVSDRAKTILALVHEVKPEAFNKPGHIFPLRAKKGGILERPGHTEAAIDITRMAGCIPGGVLVEILNKNGSMARLPQLIQIAKKFHMKIISIEDLIKYKIKNNI; from the coding sequence ATGGTTTTTTATTCTTCTGATAAAGACATTTGGAATCTAAATTGTATAGAATCTGCTTTGCAGGATATACAAGATGGAAAACTTATTATTGTGGTGGATGATAAGAATCGTGAAAATGAAGGAGATTTTGTCGTGGCCGCAGAAAAAGTCACCCCAAAAATTGTCAATTTTCTAGTTACTCATGGTAGAGGATTAGTTTGTGTTTCCTTAACAGAGGAAAAATGTGATCAATTAGAACTTCAAATGATGGTGGAAAATAACACAGATCCTAGAAAAACAGCTTTTACAGTATCCGTAGATCTACGAGGTGATGGCGTCAGTACAGGTATATCTGTTTCAGATAGAGCTAAGACCATATTGGCACTAGTTCACGAAGTCAAACCAGAAGCCTTTAACAAGCCAGGTCATATTTTCCCTCTTCGCGCAAAAAAAGGAGGTATCTTAGAAAGACCCGGACATACAGAAGCGGCAATAGATATAACTAGAATGGCAGGATGTATACCTGGAGGGGTATTGGTAGAAATACTGAATAAAAACGGATCTATGGCACGTCTTCCACAATTAATTCAAATAGCTAAAAAATTTCATATGAAAATTATATCTATAGAAGATCTAATCAAATATAAAATAAAAAACAACATATAA
- the trxA gene encoding thioredoxin yields MIQEINDDNFEKIVFESNKPVLVDFWAPWCAPCRTLSAILEDIFTEYIGKALVVKLNVDNNPKTSSQYGIRSIPTMFFFKNGEKKDMHIGVASKEDIRKKLEALI; encoded by the coding sequence ATGATACAAGAAATAAACGATGATAATTTTGAAAAAATTGTTTTTGAATCGAATAAACCTGTTTTGGTGGATTTTTGGGCTCCATGGTGTGCTCCATGTAGAACATTATCTGCTATATTAGAAGATATATTTACTGAATATATAGGGAAAGCATTGGTCGTTAAGTTAAATGTAGATAATAACCCAAAAACTTCTTCTCAATATGGGATACGTAGTATTCCTACCATGTTTTTTTTTAAAAACGGAGAAAAAAAAGATATGCATATTGGAGTGGCTTCTAAGGAAGATATCAGAAAAAAATTAGAAGCTTTAATTTAA
- a CDS encoding M20 family metallo-hydrolase, which produces MSVVDLKILKKEAIQLLIKMINTPSVSKQEKKVSFLIEDYLSKYGFHIKRKYNNIWTENTNYDAKKENIRTILLNSHHDTVKPGKNWKTNPFTAIKQGDKLIGLGSNDAGASVVSLISTFIYLNSFSVLPYKLLLSITAEEEISGPLGVRSILSELGEIDLGIIGEPTKMQVAIAEKGLIVLDCLAEGKTGHSARDIGVNAIYVATEDIECLRNIQFDRKSKLLGPPTLTVTQIQGGIQHNVIPDSCSFVIDIRTNELYANDELIEMIRKKIHSKIKPRSSHSNSSFINSSHPIVLKAKLIGRKIYGSPTLSDQSIMSFPTIKMGVGDSERSHTTNEYIRISEITDGIDIYIRLLKDFQF; this is translated from the coding sequence ATGTCTGTAGTAGATTTAAAAATATTAAAAAAAGAAGCTATACAACTTCTTATAAAAATGATCAATACGCCATCTGTATCTAAGCAAGAGAAAAAAGTATCTTTTCTGATAGAGGACTATCTTTCTAAATATGGATTCCATATAAAAAGAAAATATAACAATATATGGACTGAAAATACTAATTATGATGCTAAAAAAGAAAATATTCGTACTATTTTATTAAATTCTCATCATGATACAGTGAAACCAGGAAAAAACTGGAAAACAAATCCTTTTACGGCTATCAAACAAGGAGATAAATTAATAGGTTTAGGAAGTAATGATGCGGGAGCTTCTGTCGTTTCATTAATTTCCACTTTTATATACTTAAACAGTTTTTCTGTATTACCTTACAAATTGCTACTTTCTATTACAGCAGAAGAGGAAATTTCTGGACCATTAGGTGTTAGATCTATTTTATCTGAATTAGGAGAAATAGATTTAGGGATAATAGGAGAACCAACCAAAATGCAAGTAGCTATTGCAGAAAAAGGATTAATAGTTTTAGATTGCCTAGCGGAAGGAAAAACAGGACATTCTGCAAGAGATATCGGGGTGAATGCTATCTATGTAGCTACAGAAGATATAGAATGTTTAAGAAATATTCAGTTTGATCGAAAGTCGAAATTGCTAGGTCCCCCTACATTAACAGTCACTCAAATACAAGGAGGGATACAACATAATGTAATCCCAGATTCTTGCTCTTTTGTCATAGATATTAGAACCAATGAATTATATGCAAATGATGAATTGATTGAAATGATTCGAAAAAAAATTCATTCTAAAATAAAACCACGTTCTTCTCATTCAAATTCTTCTTTCATAAATTCATCGCATCCAATTGTATTAAAAGCTAAGTTAATAGGGAGAAAAATTTATGGATCTCCTACTCTTTCGGATCAAAGTATTATGTCTTTTCCAACTATTAAAATGGGTGTAGGAGATAGCGAACGTTCTCATACGACAAATGAGTATATCCGTATTTCGGAAATCACAGATGGAATAGATATTTATATCCGTTTGTTAAAAGACTTTCAATTTTAA
- the argB gene encoding acetylglutamate kinase, whose product MKIHIVKIGGNLINDQKWLHASLESFLQLQGNKIFVHGGGSKANFIADQMGITPKFMQGRRITDKETLDLVVMTYAGLINKNIIAKLQSSDCNALGLCGADGNSIKSSFRLKKTDTDIDYGYVGDINSRSVNTSFIKFLLKKQIVPVFCSITHNGKGVLLNTNADTIAAGIAISLTKEGDEIELHFCFEKKGVLRYLHDAESYYKKIDFRLFQTIKKNHTIKNGMIPKLENAFFALKNGVSKVSIGQPYYLNDVNNKTVLCL is encoded by the coding sequence ATGAAAATCCATATAGTAAAAATTGGAGGAAATTTAATTAATGACCAAAAATGGCTTCATGCTTCTTTAGAGTCATTTTTGCAACTACAAGGGAATAAAATATTCGTTCATGGAGGAGGAAGTAAGGCGAACTTTATTGCTGATCAAATGGGAATTACTCCAAAATTTATGCAAGGAAGAAGGATTACGGATAAAGAAACTCTTGATCTAGTGGTTATGACCTATGCAGGTTTAATAAATAAAAACATTATAGCTAAATTGCAATCTTCTGACTGTAATGCTTTGGGATTATGTGGAGCAGATGGAAATAGTATAAAGTCTTCCTTTCGTTTAAAAAAAACCGACACGGATATTGATTATGGATACGTCGGTGATATCAACAGCAGAAGTGTTAACACTTCTTTTATAAAATTTCTTTTGAAAAAACAGATTGTTCCTGTATTTTGTTCTATTACTCATAATGGAAAAGGGGTTCTTTTAAATACTAATGCAGATACTATAGCAGCAGGGATAGCCATATCATTAACCAAAGAAGGTGATGAGATAGAACTGCATTTTTGTTTTGAAAAAAAGGGAGTATTACGATATTTACATGATGCTGAATCGTATTATAAAAAAATAGATTTTCGTTTATTTCAAACAATAAAAAAAAATCATACTATTAAAAATGGAATGATTCCGAAATTGGAAAATGCTTTTTTTGCATTAAAAAATGGAGTATCTAAGGTCAGTATCGGTCAACCTTATTATTTAAATGACGTGAATAATAAGACCGTTTTATGTCTGTAG
- a CDS encoding N-acetylornithine carbamoyltransferase — protein sequence MKKFFSVEDVFNVSDLIKEAINLKKDPYCFQHIGKNKTIGLVFFNPSLRTRISCQKAAFNLGCNTWVLDIHQDSWKIEMNDGNVMRNTQEHIKEAISVLSTYCDILAVRTFPNLLDRDEDYQEVIFNNILDYSKVPVINMESATLHPLQSLADVMTIAEIRPFSDKKKCKVVLSWAPHIKPLPHSVANSLSQWVSKIEEIDFLITFPEKYDLCKKFSNGIYTTHNQNEAFLNADFIYAKNWSSYINYGKILCSSSSWMITEKKMKLTNQAKFMHCLPVRRNMVVEDAVLDSQNSIVLQQAENRIYAAQIIFLKILQSLS from the coding sequence ATGAAAAAATTTTTTAGCGTAGAAGATGTATTCAATGTGTCTGATCTCATTAAAGAAGCAATTAATTTGAAGAAAGATCCTTATTGTTTTCAACATATTGGAAAAAATAAAACAATTGGATTGGTATTTTTTAATCCTAGTTTACGTACAAGGATTAGTTGTCAAAAAGCGGCTTTTAACTTAGGATGTAATACTTGGGTATTAGATATTCATCAAGATTCCTGGAAAATAGAAATGAATGATGGAAATGTCATGAGAAATACTCAAGAACATATCAAAGAAGCTATTTCTGTCCTGAGTACTTATTGTGATATTCTAGCCGTAAGAACTTTTCCCAATCTTTTAGACAGAGATGAGGATTATCAAGAAGTAATTTTTAATAATATTTTGGATTATTCTAAAGTGCCAGTAATAAACATGGAAAGTGCCACATTACATCCTTTACAATCGTTAGCGGATGTGATGACTATCGCAGAAATAAGACCATTTTCGGATAAAAAAAAATGTAAAGTGGTATTAAGTTGGGCACCTCACATAAAACCATTACCGCATTCCGTAGCAAATTCTCTTTCTCAATGGGTATCAAAAATAGAAGAAATAGATTTTCTCATTACTTTTCCTGAAAAGTACGATTTGTGTAAAAAATTTTCTAACGGAATTTATACTACCCATAACCAAAATGAAGCATTTTTAAATGCAGATTTTATCTATGCAAAAAACTGGAGCAGTTATATAAATTATGGAAAAATACTTTGTTCTAGTTCTAGTTGGATGATTACTGAAAAAAAAATGAAGTTGACTAATCAAGCTAAATTTATGCACTGTTTACCTGTAAGAAGAAATATGGTAGTGGAAGATGCCGTCTTGGATAGTCAAAATTCCATTGTTTTGCAACAAGCAGAAAATAGAATTTATGCTGCACAAATAATTTTTTTGAAAATTTTACAATCTTTATCATGA
- the carB gene encoding carbamoyl-phosphate synthase (glutamine-hydrolyzing) large subunit — translation MKIDKVLILGSGALKIGEAGEFDYSGTQALKALKEEGIYTILINPNIATVQTSKEVADKVYFLPITSFFIKKVIEKEKPKGILLSFGGQTALNCGIQLFKEGILKKYEIQVLGTSIESIIQSEDRNLFRNRLNRMNIKTAKSFVVYSMDHAISYALEIGFPVIIRSAYTLGGLGSGFAKDIHDLTKIVNKAFSYSSQVVVEEYLEGWKEIEYEIVRDKYNSSIAVCNMENFDPIGIHTGESIVVAPSQTLTNSEYYKLRQLSLQIARKFEIVGECNVQFALNPRSEDYRVIEVNARLSRSSALASKATGYPLAFVSAKLAIGYGLHELKNSVTKTTYAFFEPALDYVVCKIPRWDLKKFYGVSNIIGSSMKSVGEVMAIGGSFEEALQKGIRMLDIGMLGFINTNKKKIGSIHMLQDALKKPTDQRILFLEEALEEGLSIKEIHDLTKIDPWFLYQLDNIFQTKKEISSYENWMNIPDELFRKAKKEGFSDMQIASIFIHQKEKDESIYDLEKRIRKYRKKRSIIPYVRQIDTLASEYPAYTNYLYLTYHSIQHDVLYENDEKSVITLGSGVYRIGSSVEFDWCCVSALNAIKKESYRSIMINYNPETVSTDFDVCDRLYFEELTLERVLDIIDLEKPKGTIVSMGGQIPNNLVLKLYENKVKILGTSPLSIDEVENRYKFSHAMDHLGIGQPKWKELSDFETIYQFVEEVDYPILVRPSYVLSGADMNVISNQEELHRYLRDKVSVSPEHPLVITEFIKNAKEIELDAVSQTGDILYYAISEHVEFAGVHSGDATLVYPPHNLYLSTLKEIVRISKRIAKYFNISGPFNIQFLSKDNEVKVIECNLRASRSFPFVSKVSHFNMIELATQVLLGKKKNKKEPNFFTTNFLGIKASQFSFSRLQDADPILGVDMTSTGEVGCLGYTFDEALLKSMLSVGYTIPKKNILISGGPMGSKLDLLDMVKLLHQRGYILFATEGTNNFLSDYGIPSIRVHWPNVRKDPNVLDLIKDRKLDLIINIPKNLSKSELDNDYAIRRSSVDFNIPLLTNTRLAKAFIQAFCHLSMDQLFITAWDEYE, via the coding sequence ATGAAAATAGATAAAGTACTAATCCTGGGATCAGGAGCATTAAAGATAGGAGAAGCAGGTGAATTTGATTATTCTGGGACACAAGCTTTAAAAGCCCTTAAAGAGGAGGGTATTTATACAATATTAATTAATCCAAATATTGCCACTGTTCAAACTTCGAAAGAAGTGGCTGATAAAGTTTATTTTCTTCCTATCACTTCTTTCTTTATAAAAAAGGTTATTGAGAAGGAAAAACCGAAAGGAATTTTGCTGTCTTTTGGAGGACAAACGGCATTGAATTGTGGAATTCAACTTTTTAAAGAAGGTATTCTAAAAAAATATGAAATTCAAGTTTTAGGAACGTCTATTGAATCGATTATACAGAGTGAAGATAGAAATCTATTTCGAAATAGATTGAACCGTATGAATATAAAAACGGCAAAAAGTTTTGTAGTGTATTCCATGGATCATGCCATATCCTATGCTTTAGAGATTGGTTTTCCTGTTATAATTAGATCAGCTTACACTCTTGGAGGTTTAGGAAGTGGTTTTGCAAAAGATATTCATGATTTAACAAAAATTGTCAATAAGGCTTTTTCTTATTCTTCTCAAGTAGTTGTAGAAGAGTATTTAGAAGGATGGAAAGAGATAGAGTATGAAATAGTTAGAGATAAATACAATAGCAGTATTGCTGTATGCAATATGGAAAATTTTGATCCAATAGGGATTCATACAGGAGAAAGTATTGTAGTAGCACCATCGCAAACTTTAACAAATTCAGAATATTATAAATTAAGACAATTATCTCTACAGATAGCCAGAAAATTTGAGATAGTAGGAGAGTGTAATGTTCAATTTGCTTTAAATCCAAGATCGGAAGATTATAGGGTTATTGAAGTGAACGCTCGTTTATCTCGTTCTAGCGCTCTTGCTTCTAAAGCAACTGGTTATCCTTTAGCTTTTGTCTCTGCAAAATTAGCTATAGGATATGGATTACATGAATTAAAAAATTCTGTGACTAAAACTACTTATGCTTTTTTTGAACCCGCATTGGATTATGTTGTGTGCAAAATTCCTAGGTGGGATCTGAAAAAATTTTATGGGGTTTCCAATATAATTGGAAGTAGTATGAAAAGTGTAGGAGAAGTTATGGCTATTGGAGGATCTTTTGAGGAGGCATTACAGAAAGGTATTCGTATGTTAGATATTGGAATGTTAGGATTTATAAATACAAATAAAAAAAAAATAGGGTCCATTCATATGCTTCAAGATGCTTTGAAAAAACCTACCGATCAAAGAATTCTATTTCTAGAAGAAGCTTTAGAAGAAGGTCTTTCTATCAAAGAGATCCATGATTTAACAAAAATAGATCCATGGTTTTTATACCAGTTAGATAACATTTTTCAAACAAAAAAAGAAATTTCTTCTTATGAAAATTGGATGAATATTCCAGATGAATTATTCCGTAAAGCTAAGAAAGAAGGTTTTTCTGATATGCAAATAGCTAGTATTTTTATTCATCAAAAAGAGAAGGATGAGAGTATTTATGATCTAGAAAAAAGAATAAGAAAATATAGAAAAAAAAGAAGTATCATCCCATATGTTCGACAAATTGATACTTTAGCCTCTGAATATCCAGCATATACAAATTATTTGTATTTGACTTATCATTCCATTCAGCACGACGTTCTTTACGAGAATGATGAAAAATCTGTAATTACATTAGGATCTGGAGTTTATAGAATTGGAAGTAGTGTAGAATTTGATTGGTGTTGTGTCAGTGCATTAAATGCTATTAAGAAAGAATCTTATAGATCTATAATGATTAATTACAATCCAGAAACAGTTAGTACTGATTTTGATGTGTGTGATAGATTATATTTTGAGGAGTTAACTTTAGAACGTGTTTTAGATATTATTGATTTAGAAAAACCAAAAGGAACCATAGTGTCTATGGGAGGACAAATACCCAATAATTTGGTTTTAAAGCTTTATGAAAACAAAGTAAAGATATTAGGAACCTCTCCACTTTCTATAGACGAAGTGGAAAATAGATACAAATTTTCTCATGCTATGGATCATTTAGGGATAGGGCAACCTAAATGGAAAGAGTTATCAGATTTTGAAACAATTTATCAATTTGTAGAAGAAGTAGACTATCCTATATTAGTTAGACCTTCCTATGTTCTATCAGGTGCGGATATGAATGTGATTTCTAATCAGGAAGAACTTCATCGTTATCTTAGAGATAAAGTATCGGTTTCTCCAGAGCACCCATTGGTTATTACAGAGTTTATAAAAAATGCCAAAGAAATTGAATTAGATGCAGTTTCTCAAACTGGGGATATTTTATATTATGCGATATCAGAACATGTAGAGTTTGCTGGAGTGCATTCAGGAGATGCTACGTTAGTATATCCTCCGCACAATCTATATTTATCTACATTAAAAGAAATAGTTCGTATATCTAAAAGAATCGCCAAATATTTTAATATATCTGGACCTTTTAATATTCAATTTTTATCTAAAGATAATGAAGTAAAAGTAATTGAATGCAATTTGAGAGCCTCTAGGAGTTTTCCTTTCGTATCAAAAGTATCTCATTTCAATATGATAGAACTAGCGACACAAGTTCTTCTTGGAAAGAAAAAGAATAAAAAGGAACCTAATTTCTTTACAACAAATTTCTTAGGAATAAAAGCCTCACAATTTTCTTTTTCCCGTTTGCAAGATGCGGATCCTATTTTAGGGGTAGATATGACCTCTACTGGGGAAGTAGGATGTTTAGGATATACTTTTGATGAAGCACTTTTAAAATCTATGCTTTCTGTTGGTTATACTATTCCAAAAAAAAATATTCTTATATCAGGAGGACCAATGGGATCGAAATTAGATCTTTTAGATATGGTGAAACTTTTGCATCAAAGAGGATATATATTATTTGCGACAGAAGGAACAAATAATTTTTTGTCTGATTATGGGATCCCATCTATACGAGTCCATTGGCCAAATGTTAGAAAAGATCCAAATGTTCTTGACTTGATAAAGGATAGAAAATTGGATCTGATTATTAATATTCCCAAAAATTTAAGTAAATCCGAGTTGGATAATGATTATGCTATAAGACGTTCTTCCGTGGATTTTAATATTCCTCTACTTACTAATACACGTTTAGCAAAGGCTTTTATACAAGCTTTTTGTCATTTATCTATGGATCAATTATTTATAACAGCTTGGGATGAATATGAATAA